The Camelus dromedarius isolate mCamDro1 chromosome 23, mCamDro1.pat, whole genome shotgun sequence nucleotide sequence ATCATGTTAAGGCAGCCTTTTTGAGAGCATTGGCATCCTTCTTCCAGAATAACTGAAGCATCCAATTAGAGGAAAGATTAGTAAATCAACCAGTCACTCACATGCATTTCATTATAATAAATTGTTGGAGTGTCAAGACAAGCTTGAGCAAATTGTGCTTGGAGTATAGTCAGGGAAGCCTTTGTAGGCGCTTTGAGGACGAAAAACAGTAGCATAAAACATGAAGTGTGCCGACATAGATAACTGTCTATGTGGGGACTGTCTTGGTAATTGGAAAGAAGTAGCAGGTCTCTAAAATCCAGGCCCATCTCCAGACAGGACTTGACCATTAGCATGGTCAATATCTAGTTCTATTTTCATGACTCcttctgagagagaaaaaattcCTGCAACTTGCCTTTCCCAGCCATTCAGGGGCCGGTCAACCCAGGAACTGGTCTTGCGTGGCCTCTCCTTTGTTAGAAACATGATCATGGCAGTCCCTTCCAGCCTTGACATCTTCTGTGTCTGATGATAAATGAGTGGCACGGGTGTTCAGAGGGGGAGACATCATCAtgatgtattagtcagggttctccagagaaagagcCAACAtgatgtgtgtttatatatagagagaaaaatttattttaaggaattggctcacagtATCATGGAGGCTTGTTAAGTCCAAAGTCTGCAGGGTAGCCTGGCAGGcttgagacccagggaagagttgcaGCTGAAATCCAAAGGCAGTCAGCTGGCAGAGTTCCTTCTTGCTCAGGGGAGAtcagtcttttttctattaaGACCTACAACTGATTGGATGTGGCCCACCACACCATGGAGGGCGATCAGCTTTATATGAAGCCCAccgatttaaatgttaatcttatccCCAAAAAATCATCACAAAAACATCAAGAATAATGTTTGATCTAGTACCTGGGCACCATGGCTCAGCCAAGTTggtacataaaattaaccatcacacatgATATCCATACACAGGTAAGGGCTAATGACTAGGATTCAAAGGCAGGCATGTTAAGAAGAAAGATTCTGGAAATGAAGGCAGGAGGGCCACATGAGGTGGATGGGGTGGGAAGCCTGGAAGTCTTACAAGCGGATagtgggaggcagagctggagaaGAATGCAGAGAGGAATGTGGAAGGCCTGTATTTTTACCCCAAAGACTGTGAACTTGATGCTATGCCCCCTTGAGGGATGGTGTGATGACACTATGCTCCAGGAGGACCAATTGATAAGAGGCCACCGCAGGGGTGCAGTGTGAGTGATAAAGAAGTGATAACTGAGAGAAATGATGTGAATCCCAGCCACTTAGCTGTAGATTGGTGGGGTAGCACTGCAGGGAAAGTAAGGGAGGAATATGGTCCTTACTTATGTGGCCTTGGATAGGAAACAGCCTGTGGGCCTGGGTCGATTTGCATAGTGATTTGGGCTACCTTGCTCCAGGGGCCCTGGTGTGAGATTTATGCAGGTGTTTTCTTGAGCCGAGCAGGACTTGACCACCAGCCACAGTGTCTCCCAGAGCAGAGGCTGATGGTGACGTGAAGACTCTTCCTGGCACAGTAATTGTCGTCACAGTTTTCAGGACCAGGGCGTGTGTGAGGGGCTGGGGCGGTGGGGAGCAGGCAGGTACAGGAACGGGTGTTGGAACAGACAAGACGGAGAGTCCAAGGAGAAACCCCTGTGTCACTCTGTCTAAATTTTGTCCAAGCAAGAAGACAGCAGGAATGCCTAGAAACCCTGACTGCAGGTCCCCCACAATCTCCATAGAGACTTAAAACATGCTGTTCCCGTTAAACCTTTATAACAAATACAGTTTTGCACAATTCAGCAGATGCCCATGATGGCCAGGCTCACTtctcctaaacacacacacacagacaaggaCTTTGTTATCATCCTCTGTGTAATCCCAAGTTTAATAATGTTTCATCCTTACTCAGGGTGAGCCGGGCAACAGAGGGAAAGCCAAAAGTAAAGAAGGTCGTATTCATCTTGTTTGGCACTGTGTTCAGGATCAGCACAGGCTTGTAAGCGACTCTGCTTTGCTGCCTGACTCCCGAGGAACCTGATTTGGGGCACCTTTGGGTTGTAGTTCCACAGAGCATCGTGGGAAACAGCACCCCAGGGTGGAGGGGTAGGGCTGGTACGTGCCCGGGGAGgagtctgtcccttcctcctctcctgctgcccgTGACcattctcctcctgcctccccatcaGAGATGGGCGGAAAAGCACAGCTCTGGACCCGAGGATGACCTTGGCCTGCAAAGACAACCTCCAGAACGGGAACACGAGTGACTCTTCCAGCGGGGAGTCCAGCAGCGGGCAGTGGCCGAAGCGGGGCGCCTCCCCATCCCACGTCCGCTTTGAGGATGAGTCCGCGCGCGACGCCGAGTCCCGCTACCTGGAGCGGCTGCAGCAGCGCCAGCGCCAGGTGCTGAGCTCCGCGCTGCAGCCGGCGGACCAGGGCCCGCTGCGCTCCAAGCCCGACCTCGCCGACTACATCCACGGGGGCTGCCGGCACCGGGGTGCGGGCGCGGGGACTCTCCACCCTCTGCTGGGCGGACTGGAGCCCAGGGGCCTCCCCGCGCCGCCGACCGCTCGGGTCAGCGAGAGGAGGTGCCGCGCTTGCGGCCACCGCGTCACCCCCGACCCGCGAGTCCGCCTGGAGTGCGAAGCTGCCTGCAGCACGGAGGGGGCATTGGCGCAGCCCCGCAGCTCTCGGGGCCTGAGCGCCCCGCTCCGGCTCCTCCTCGCCGAACCCCGGCTCCGCACCGAGTCGATCCGGGAGACACACATCGGCGAGCAGGAGCGCCCCGAGGAGGTGGACTCCGCCCTGGACAGCACGGACACCTCGGACAGCTGCAGGACGGACAGTGAGGAGGCCGGGAGCGCCCAGCCCAGCAGGGCCCGCGGCAGCAGCCCCCGTCCGCGGGGCTGCAGGCCTCGAGGAGGCCACAGGTTGTTCCGCAAGGCTGACACGGAGCCGCCCCGGAGCCCTCAGGCCCCACACTACCTGCCTGGTCTGGAGCCCCTGGAGGTGTCAGATGAGGTGGCAGGAGGCACGGGACACATGCTTGAGGGGACTGTGCTCCCCAGGGAAGATGAGTTCTCAAAGCCTTCTGTCCAGGACTCCAGGAGGGCTTCCCCggggccccaggggcagcctGGGCCAGGGCTGGAGAATCACTGGGCTCACCCCCTGGATTCCCTCGCTCTGCACAGGAGAGCCCGTGCCATCGCCTCTGCGAGGAAACTGGGATCCTCGGGGTCCGGCAGACACACTCCAGCTACAGAAATTCAGGAGTCTCTGGGAACTGTCTCCCCACAACAGAGCCATGAAGagccctctgcctcccaccaGGCCCAGCAGCCAGCTGCGTCCCTCTCCCCTGAAGGCTGGGTGCCAACCCCTCCCGCCTCAAAGAAAACCACCTCACCCGTGTCTCACAGGAAGGCAGCCTTGGCTGGGCTCCACAGGCCGGGTGACCAGGGAGAGCCTGTGGacatccctctgcctccttcaaGAAGTGTAGCTCCCAGGACCTGTGAGGTCACCcctccacagccccagccccgcAGCCTCCACATCAGGCACCCACTGCTGGCCCTGTCCACCAACAACTGCAATAACAGTGCACCCCAGGGGCTGCCGGAGCCCTggggaggagccagccctgcGGAGGGGAAGGGCGCCTGCAGCCAGGAGCCCGCAGCATCCCTGGAGGACTGCAGAGATGGTAAGGGATTACCCCAGGGCTCGGGCGGTCCTAGAACAGAGCCCCAGGCCAGTCTGTGGTCCGCTGGGCACTCAGTCTTCACTTACCGTTCATCTTGATAGACGATGTAGCCACACACCGTTCCTTGCAGCCCCAAGAGCAGCAGcaggtgttggggaaactgggggctgggggtctgTGGGCTGGTACGGGATTCAACACTAGCCTAGAGGTGGATTAGCcaacttcccttcccctccagtGGAGGCAGAGCAGCTGGGGAGGCAGTGGTGATGCCCTCTGACTGCTGGGAACCCTGAGGTGTTCTGTGGCTGCTGTTACCCCTGACAGAGCGGGAAGAGGCAGCAGCTCCAGGATGTGCTGTTTGCTTAGAGCAGCAAATGCCAAATGATCCCATGGCTGAGGTCCTCCTCCTTCAGCatcttcatttcattcattcactcatccattcattcatgcaGTATTGACTGAGCACCCCTCGCATGCCAGGCACCATCCCAGGCCCTGTGGTGGACGCAGAAGTGAATTAATTCAGCGGGAATCCTGCCCTTGAGACCTTCTGTGGCCAGGTAGACGTGCTCTCCAGAGGGCACGGTGACCAGCGGGCGGAGCTCCTACAGGAGTGCTGGGGTGGTTCTCTGGCGTCTCCGCCCTCCCAGACCCCCGACCCTGCCGGGCAGGCTGCTGAAGGAAGGAGGGTATCACCTCTGCCCTTGGAAGGGGTCCTCATATCATGGGCAGATCCTGGGCGTCAGCAGCCTTAGGCTCTGATCCCCGTGTGGTGATCTGAGGTGAGCAACTCGACCACTCACTCTTAGGCCCACCGCACACACACATAGCCTTGCCTTTACGTGCCCATGGCTCTGGTGGCCCCAGGGCTGGGATGGCTTGGGAGGGATCCAGGGCTTGGAAACAGTGGAGAAGGCAAGGGCAGAGAGATGACAGGCCACAGTGACCTTACTGAGGATGCGGGCGCCAAGCGCCCACCCCGCCTCCACCCGCCCCACCTCCGGGCTTGCCGGCCAACCCCTCCAGTGCACACAGAGACGaacactttctctctccctcccctgctcacaTGATCGAACCTCGGGGAGCAGGCCCCACCCTGAGCTCCTCCTGCCTGTGCCAAGGTGTGGTTTCCTTCCCTCGGGTGGGCTCCAGGCTGGCTGCTGGCTTCCCTACCAGCTTCCTGTGGGGCTTCTATTCTGAGAGCTGCTGACCTTTCTGGGCAGCCTGGCCATCACCTCCTCGAGGCCTGGAGCAGAGGGCCATGTGAGGCTCCTCCTCTCATTAGCCAGGAAGTCCTGGGCTCCTCAGGTAACCCCTCTGTGTGCCAGTCTCCTCTGCTGTAACCTGAGAGTAATAATAGAACCCATCTCCTAGGAACCCCTGAAATAATCTCTGTAGAGGGTTTAGCTCATTGCGTGGAATATCATAGATGCTCAAAAAACAGTGTGAGCTGCTAGACATCACAGTTGACAAGATTCTGGTTCTTGTTCCAGGGACACAGTTCCCCCGCCCCGAGTATCTCTTGGAATAGGGGGGCCATGACTTACCACAGGCGCCCCCTCACTTCCCAGATAGGTATTACTCATCTGCTGTGTACCAGGCGCTGTGCTGGGGGTGACTGGCTTGCAGCACTAAACAGGACCCCACCCCTGCTTCATGTGTGTCTCTCCACTGTCCCCGCTGCTCTCCTGGGGCCCCCgcctctctccatctccctctggCTCTCTTGCCTCTGTCGCTGGGAAGGTCTCCCTGCACTGTGACCCGTGGGGATGGGTCGGTGACATGCGAGGGATGCTGTGGTTGTTGCAGGAGGACCCCAGGGCTGTCTCCACTCAGCAGCTGTTGGCACCATCAGCTCCGTGGGCATCAGCTTCTCCCTGGGCTCAGAGGAGCTGGGGTCCAGCCAGGAACCAGAGGGCGGCCTGCAGAGGACAGAGTCGAGTTCTGCAGGACAGGTGTCATCCCGGTGAGTGATGGGAGCAAGAGCCCTGACCGCAGGAGGTGGGGGACCAGGAcgctgggtggggaaggagaccCCCTGGAGTGGTAGCATGATAACCTCACTGCTCCCAGGTTCTCAGAGGGCTCCTAGACCATGTGCAAGCGTGACACCCTAACATGCCTTCCCCAGCCCTCTTCAGTCTAGTGCGCATGGTTATTCTCTCACCCAGCATTCACTGAACGGCCTGGAGCTCCGGGCGCTGTGCTGGGCACAGCTGCGCAGacagcccccaccctcagggTGCTCCCAGGATGGGCTCTCCGTCTGG carries:
- the KIAA1614 gene encoding uncharacterized protein KIAA1614 homolog isoform X3 — encoded protein: MEGMEAAARPAGGSLQGPQTGSRTASSMEVTSAVERSGPEPQPENGHLPRHWPCPQEDRTPSLMAPQPPGAWGIQLHSSPSVLESKVRALKEKMTAGKQGASPCLTSHERPNLKKPKCRRVKVGGTRTPLEGPGLPSAVVVLHAQSPGAGQLGRSVTEEESSRNGGPGPPKPPAPGPECWNKRRPWTPEAVRTRPDHDRALQPGPGSSQESPTRRVTSGRPAGSGPCSKTTHVPNRRKGRSYPLQDGLVMRGDLDSLSLTSEEDCVPRPALLGELWRAGDLGAPGTEGSTLSLSDRVERNRLLLQEMLSVGGQGPPKVGIPAWTSSWDRAVPERPAGDIDWDSGISLQDSDQSRTFGPKLEPRLSPRHEEAKHLLQRARMKARTRPLRASHDVVPALARGSRDGRKSTALDPRMTLACKDNLQNGNTSDSSSGESSSGQWPKRGASPSHVRFEDESARDAESRYLERLQQRQRQVLSSALQPADQGPLRSKPDLADYIHGGCRHRGAGAGTLHPLLGGLEPRGLPAPPTARVSERRCRACGHRVTPDPRVRLECEAACSTEGALAQPRSSRGLSAPLRLLLAEPRLRTESIRETHIGEQERPEEVDSALDSTDTSDSCRTDSEEAGSAQPSRARGSSPRPRGCRPRGGHRLFRKADTEPPRSPQAPHYLPGLEPLEVSDEVAGGTGHMLEGTVLPREDEFSKPSVQDSRRASPGPQGQPGPGLENHWAHPLDSLALHRRARAIASARKLGSSGSGRHTPATEIQESLGTVSPQQSHEEPSASHQAQQPAASLSPEGWVPTPPASKKTTSPVSHRKAALAGLHRPGDQGEPVDIPLPPSRSVAPRTCEVTPPQPQPRSLHIRHPLLALSTNNCNNSAPQGLPEPWGGASPAEGKGACSQEPAASLEDCRDGGPQGCLHSAAVGTISSVGISFSLGSEELGSSQEPEGGLQRTESSSAGQVSSRTPPGASAGPGPPSAAPSDRNKKSSVSTTSALGLKKFFLALSQGPRPKMGKSRSYSVEQLQPPAPGPASHSSTPAVKRAPSLQSLHLVSPSRQHRKAASFQSLQSLLSGKVDRSNLYLVGEPGDHRAAGRVLRAGDG